A region of the Nymphalis io chromosome 6, ilAglIoxx1.1, whole genome shotgun sequence genome:
TGAAGCAGGGCCTGCATAGAAGTctatcgaaatttaaaaaaattttgttaCTAGTATTTTTAAGACGAACTTTAAAAGTTTTAgtgaatgtttttaaaaataaagcgttTTCTAATGATCTTTAATTTTTGCTCTAAAGTGTAGTTTAGAAagctgtatttttaaattatggaaatgaaaaaatatttattaatggcaaATTAACAAGTACCTGAAGACGGCGGGGCTTCACATTCGTCGTCAGACCCATCGTCAGCTAATAAATCCACATCTAAAACGCCTTCGTCTGGTCCGTCCATCTAAAACATGTATCGCTGATAACATTCACTGTTAAATAAGATCAccagaatataatatttcttatcgaAAGTTTTTCATGTTTTAAAGTCCAAACATAAAACTCAATGTAATCAGACCGCCATAATGAACGACAAGTGGATACATTTAAAGTAAGCTACAAACACTTACCGCAACTCGTTGCGATGGACTTGAAAAGAACCAAACTTaagaaaatgatttaaaatacgataacaaaaacatttttaatttatttcaagcaaatacaaataaattatattacgaaAGTAGAAATACAACATTCGGTGCGATTGCGAATGCGAACGATgcaaaacagataataaataaaacagtctCGAATACAAAGATATaataagcgttttttttttaatggatttaacagatatttaatcataaataaggAAAATACTACACATCATATTTACTTCACATAACTTTCAAAGTTTCAGTATTATAGATTAAAGGCAaagaaaactaaataaaatttcgttCGGTACGCTATGCACAAACAATCTCAGTAAACACTGTGGACACTTTTTGGATTTCATTTGACTTCACTTttgactgttttattttaaaataaacataaaaaagtaatagtacgtaatttatttagaataatgaGAATTGTAGTCCAATGTTAATAAATTGTCAATATTAGAATAAGTatcagcttgtaaatgtcccacgttagtataaaaactatttttactaCTAGACTATATTAATACCAGCCTTATGGTCTGGACTTCTTCTTAGTAAGCTAACTTTATATTGACTATCATTAGACTATAttgctattataattaaagttgatttaatttttaaattacttatgtctgaatttcaaaattttcgaaaacaattaataataacctgtaatttaaattaaataaactttaaaagctactaataatatttccaatttaccaaagaaaataattttaaatataaacttattgaattttaaagtttttgttgaatatatttatatgtatgtactttatgtaatgtataaacATAGCTTAATCCTACGttaaaaatttatctttatcATTATGTATCAGTACagctttatttttcttatcataaaaaaaaccacagacgtgtcatatattaaatatttgacattttcaCTGCCCACtagatttaaaagtatattggtACCTTATTAGTTTTcgaattttataatgaataaaataatcacaaatttcattatattaatattttatatatcatcatGTAACTCAACAATATTTGAAAGTGATTCGTGTTATACTTTTGGAAGCGGCAATGTTTTTCCCGGTGGTGCAAGAAAGATTGATCATAAACTACAATTTACTAAAGCCATGAGTAAGTTTCGACAAGAAACtcgatagttttttaaattattatttatttataataagcactTTACGTCGCTATGTTTTAGTCTCAAAACCGGCTCCGGAGTGGGAGGCGACGGCGATAGTTAACGGAGAAGTTACACAGCTTTCATTATCCAGTTTTAAAGGAAAATACttggtatttttcttttatccaTTGGATttgtaagtattaatattattagctattgtattattatgtttgtttatacacACTCACTTATCTTGGCAGTATATATGCATTGTTTTTATAGCATTACAATAGGATATTTTTTTCAGCACATTTGTATGTCCTACTGAAATTTTAGCATTCTCTGAAAGGATagaggaatttaaaaaaattaatactgagGTAGTGGCTTGTTCAGTAGACTCTCATTTTACTCACCTTGCTTGGATCAATACACCTCGTAAAGAGGGTGGACTCGGTAAAATTAACATACCTCTCCTTAGTGATCTTACACATTCTATTGCTAAAGATTATGGAGTATATTTAGAAGATTTGGGACACACATTGAgaggattatttattattgatgatAAAGGAATTCTGAGACAAATTACAATGAATGATTTGCCCGTGGGAAGATCAGTAGATGAGACATTGAGATTGGTTCAAGCATTCCAGTATACTGACAACCATGGTGAAGTATGCCCCGCTGGCTGGAAACCAGGGCAGGATACTGTAAGTATTgcttttgtatataattcacaagttttttttagttttccaAGTATAATTATTGGGATTTATATGCAAATTTTAGGTCTGAttctttgtattaatatattacaaatgttaattcatataaatatcatataatgcATTTGTCATTCAGGCAGACAGATTTACAAATACATCTGATATTTTCCAGATCATACCTAATCCAGCTGAAAAGaggaaatattttgaaaaagtagcagactaattaataaataaggatttTTTGTTCTTACTGATGATAACgacaattaataatttcaaggttctgataaaatattgaaatcaaaAGATATCTTTTATGTAACTGCTGATAATGTAACATTTTACCAATtatggattatttttataacacactaataaaaaaaatataaaataatttagacgtaagtgtaaatttatatatttatatatctattttatattataaaagtatctGTAAGATAGAACAACAGATAATATTTCCAGAAAATACTCAAAACACACAATTATTCTACTGTAAAACAATTATATCCAGTGTTAAGACTGATATGAAGCTTTgcattttattcttattaaagtAAGTTTGGGAGTGGTATGtctaatatacaattatttttaagagcTGAGTTTAATTTATCTTTGCCTTTAAAATACGATCCTCTAGTTATTCACAGGCCAACAatgaaaaaactttttgaataaCTTGTAACTATTCTTATGTAATTTTGATTGATtccgaaaaaaataacaaaaatttcgTATCACCCATCAATATCtcacatttcaatattaaataaaaataagtttatttttgtaggCAAATCAAAAACAAGTTTAAATTATGTGATTGTGACACTATGGAAATACTTATTCTTTGTTGTCTGTCTGCTATCTTCCGCCTTGGTCAACAAAAGAGATTTACAAAGTTtccatgttttatatttatgagtgAAACAGAAGAGCAACGGACCAACATAGCTCCAAAAAACAATAGAACTTAAAAAAACTTTGGTTAAAAAACTTTAGTTGACCCCAAAAAGATTCTTCTACCACCTCTACACAATAAGTTGGGCTTaataaaacaacttgtaaaatCTTTGCCTAGATATGCTTATGTTGATGGTAATGGTGCGAAAGCTAAAATGAAAGAGCTATTAACGAATATCAAGTCCAACGAAGACCCTCtgcttttataaaagaaataatcatCTAATATTCGTACttcagttatttaatattactgtaaattaaaattgaaacttgataaaaataaactcaattttttctctactattttaaaaatatagttaatatactGCTACCCACACATGAAATATATAGTAAGTACATTTTGTGTTATTTGGGTGTTACGTATGAATGAAGCATCATCCAGTAAAATCGTTCATCAGAGATAATCATCTCTAAAAGGAACAACAAGGAAAGTCAAACTTTTGTTGGATCATTTTGATATCAATATATAGGATAGTGATGGAGATTATGGCGATGAAATGATGATGTGAATGAGGACTTCAACATGCgaaaattagatttaaataatgcgaaacataataatgatgatgaattatGAACCATTCCCTTGACATAATACTTAACAtactatatttgttaaattgtctacatttaaaaatagttaatatatatgtcgagccggttggcgtggttggtagatacttgttgCCTTtaacgccaaaggttgtgggttcgattcccacccagcacagacatttgtgtgcatgaacatgtctgtttgtcttgagtctgggtgtaattatctatataagtatgtatttataaaagaaaagtagtatatgtagtatatcagttgtctggtttccatagaataagctctgcttaatttgggatcagatggccgtgtgtgaataatgtcccaggatattattattactatatttggTTTGGTAGAAGATATTCAATATTGAGAATGATGATAAGATAAGGGAAACCATGTTTTCAAAAAACTGAGTATTAAAATCAAAAGGAGCTTTCCATGATATCCATCCATTAGACAAAACGAGATAAACATCgatctaaaagtaaaaaaaatatatatatattatttggtaaTCCTTAAACTATGCCCCCTCCCCTCTCCCCTCTGAATTTCATTGGattcgtagacagagaaactaatagacgcaatgacgatttccttctcacttacacaagaaagagaacgaaaataaCGTTACAAATAGCTTAGACAGAGacagaattatcaaatcttttgtcccttatcgttggtgtgtttattatgtttattgttaaatttttgcattcaatttattgtttattgtaacATATAAAATGTTAGAAAATGATTCTTATCCAGTGAAAAGacagagaaacaatccttatatcatatcgaaggttatacaatggtgcgttgtcgtattatttcatgttaaagcgatagcaagaagaaaattgccggcgtgtgttttcacgcatAAGTAAGACGATTTTGTCCCTAAATGTAGTtatcagtgatgtttatttatgccatagcatgatgaaactttatattgcattaaaatactGAAGGTAAAAGGATTTtctagtttttatcattcataacctataattatttatcatgtaaatgTTGCCAGCATCAGCTAAAAAAAAGTCccgatttttgataaaaaatatcgactcgtcgacaatgtaaaccGTAGACGGAGAAACAAATATACCTAGGgcccgtgaaaccgcgattgagataGTGATAGCTTGtaaatgtgtgcgtataatgttgtcATAgaaactgcattccctgttttgggagataaataattttcaggatttaattaaaacaaaatgaggttattaaattttaatttttaataattgttatacatttttttaataaaaatatgttttgttttccaactacacccatacaccgttgcattgtttgtttttgtttccgttatcaatagtatctTTATATGGTATTGGATTATGTTTTTTTGGGTGtaattggaaaacaaaaaaatattttaattaaaaaatgtataataaatattaaaaagtcaaatttaataaccctgttttgttttaaatccttaaaattaattatctccCAAAATAGGGAGTACAGTTTCTATGGCACCATTATACGCAACATTGActactatctctgtctcaatcgcggcttcacggccccttggtccattagtttctctgtctacgtataatttcttcataaattatacgtcaaTAGGCACGctgtattttacttttttgtttcattatttatgttgttttatgttacattatctatataaatgttGACTATGGTTAACTTGACTTACTGCTTACCGTATACTACATAACCACTGTTACGTTTTATCgcttcaagatttttttttcgttatttttatataagaattttgtTGAAACTAAAATACTGATTAAGGATAGTTTGTAACTTAATCTAAGTAGTaacctaataattaaaaaggtaaaaaatattaaataattaacgtaTAAATAGtgacatttattttaaggaatttagttaaagtaattattatttgttcaaaaagatttgaatcttatttatttataactcacgagttataaataaataagattcaaAATAAAGTAGTTGATTTATTTACAGAGTACATCAATgcttaaagaatattaaaattacaactgTAAGCTGTcgttaacaaattataatgtcatTTCCTCTATCATCCTCAATTATTATTAGGCTGTTCGAAACAAAGATTCATAACTTGCAAATAAGTgtgtttttcttaattttttaatatcggATTGTAAAGTagaagaatttattaaaaacttttaccattactaatttaataataggtttattcaaaatatacataaaagtacaaaaaaattttttgacattgttttagtaaattttataaaaacttaatttcaatttatatttcataaatcaaaaaaattaaaaacatgcaatctgatgcatataaatatataaaatattttgtaaaattgcaGATAGAAAGTTTTACAACAGCTATTTACTCACTAAAGCAGGTCATTCAAATATGGTTGATCCTAAAAGAGTTCTCAGCTATGAGgatatgcttaaaataattcatcaaCCTGAGAAGGTGATTATTGATGTCCGTAGTCCAGAAGAGGTGAAATCAACTGGCAAAATACCTTCTAGCATCAACATACCATGTacctaaaatattactaatgggataaatataaattatacttttagtattttttctaaaatattatttatttttagtaaataatatgcaAGATGCATTAATAACTATGTCAGAAGAAGAGTTCAAGAAGCAATTTCAAAGACCTAAGCCATCTTCTTCAGATgagcttatattttattgtcaatCTGGTAGACGTTCCAGTGAAGCTCTTGACAAAGCACTTAAGCTTGGatatacaaagtaaatatataatacaatgtcCTTGCATTATTATACACCTAACTTTGCcagataatttatattcaatattttaccaAACAACATGCAAATACTAaccatttaattgttttaacagATCTAAAACCTACCTGGGCAGCTGGAATGATTGGTCaagtaaacataaataaatatattatattattaaattaataaataaaacacatatatcacaactagttttatttaaaagaaaaaatctacaaaataaataacaaataagtaTCATTAGGACATTGGACTagcttttaatattcatttttgctACAGCTTGCTTACTGCATTTTGATAGACCATTCTATCCAACTTCCAAGATAATTTTTCACACTGTGAACAATAGATTTATGTCTTTAAATTAAAGAgaacattgtttaattttattttgtgataaatgcaatttttaaaaatattaatatacttgttcttttaaaatctacaaaaaactgtacatatacatatatttaaatatctatacaaaaaatatttctataaaaaaggattatatattaacttttttttgtaatattactttaacttattactttaaaaattttcCTATCATAATccaataattactaatttttttctaattttgtaaTTCAATGAAACCCTCTTAAATAACCTATTTTTAGAATATCTGCACCTCACTCAGCAACCTTTCTCTCCTACAATTAGCCAAAGTTACTGAAAAAGTAAGAAGCttttaacaaaaacttataacAAGTAATTGGCCATCACAGTATATCTTTTGAaccagagctattagcaaacgcatggaatatgtaaatctatgtGTTATTTAATCTTTGCTCTTTCCGCCAATGGAATAGGCTATAGCTTAAGAAGCTTCATCTTATGAGCTTTACACTTACACAATATCTAAGCTGTCACAAAATCTTAAATGATGTATTTGTGCTAGCTCATTCCATCATAACACCATTGCTTTAAAGATTTAACTGAAAAAGTAACCTACAGAACAAAAGACAAGAATGCAACTTATATTTCTTGAAAGTCATAGCAACTAATAGAacgaaaatatctaaatattaaccaaaaagTTTGAATGCGCAAGGCATTCACACaggacaaatataattttcttgtaaaaatatcatatgtaATGTAGAAGTAATGAAATTACTTTGCTTAGCTGCAAAGCAATGTTAATATGGTTAAAAAACTGACCTCTGAAGATTCGAGTATGTTAGATctgcataatatataaaatatgtaacgtAATATATCATCCAAGGTTAACGTCAGTCTTGGTTATGGTCACCTATTACAGAATGaatcaacataaaataaaaaaaaaaaattaaatatatatatactcacttTTTATATCCCAGATTAAAAGCATTCTGTTGTGCCATACCAGATCTTTTTCCagacatacaataaaatatcatttcagtCTCCTCAGTAGGTTTCTTAATGTGATAcaatttttcaaattcattttctGTCATTGTACGTAGTGCCGTAGACACATTTCCCACTACAAATTCAGTAATACAATTGAAAAAATTCCATGTAATTATAACATAACTAATTACAATATTCATAGTTTTGACAGTATCCTGTGTATCAAAGAATATTTCtacgatattttatatgacCTTTAACATACAAGTACATACATGGAATGTTGACACTATTTGGGATTTTTCCAAATTCTTTTACTTCGTCTGGTTCTCTTACATCAATGAGTAAAATTTTTTCATTAGATATAGCTTTTTTAACATAATCATAATCTACTACCACTTCTTCAATACGAGGTTGTTTTGAAGAAAAATTTCGTAGAACATCTACTTGTATTATCTTGCCTTGAATTTTACCTGTTGCACCAAATAAATTTGGTTAATAAATTGTGGGTAGGTACATATTATAATGGTTTtcacctattttattttatgagtatCCAACAAAAGataaacacaatattaaaattgatcaCCGTCGGTTTTACAAGTGTGCTCCCTTAATTATACTCGTGTTCACtataagcaaaaaatattaacatagtgacgataaaaagtgaaatatttacggtttgaaaaacaaattaaaattgaaataaatgtattaaaattttaagaaaaaacttaataacaattaaattattattcttcaaAAATATAGATTCTTATTATTCCTAAAGACTATTGTACACAAAACCTTCGAGCAGCAGGATAACATCAGCTATAAGAGGTACTTACAGTTGGCGTACTGTTTGTTCCATATTAATTTTTCTGTTTGTACTGacgaaaactttaataaatgaatagcaTAATTGTAAACAGGCCTCTTCAAAATGCTGCGTAACATTTCTAAAGACTAATGgtactaataaatttaaatttttcttaagcTGTAATGAATATAAAGTTATTCGAAAATATAAatcgaaattatttaatataataatttgaatattaagtaaacgattattaaaatgtatacctTTATCTGCTTTGAAgtcgaatatttaaa
Encoded here:
- the LOC126769309 gene encoding uncharacterized protein LOC126769309; translated protein: MLRSILKRPVYNYAIHLLKFSSVQTEKLIWNKQYANCKIQGKIIQVDVLRNFSSKQPRIEEVVVDYDYVKKAISNEKILLIDVREPDEVKEFGKIPNSVNIPLGNVSTALRTMTENEFEKLYHIKKPTEETEMIFYCMSGKRSGMAQQNAFNLGYKNVKNYLGSWIEWSIKMQ
- the LOC126769310 gene encoding uncharacterized protein LOC126769310 isoform X2, translated to MVDPKRVLSYEDMLKIIHQPEKVIIDVRSPEEVKSTGKIPSSINIPLNNMQDALITMSEEEFKKQFQRPKPSSSDELIFYCQSGRRSSEALDKALKLGYTKSKTYLGSWNDWSSKHK
- the LOC126769310 gene encoding rhodanese domain-containing protein CG4456-like isoform X1, whose amino-acid sequence is MSFPLSSSIIIRLFETKIHNLQINRKFYNSYLLTKAGHSNMVDPKRVLSYEDMLKIIHQPEKVIIDVRSPEEVKSTGKIPSSINIPLNNMQDALITMSEEEFKKQFQRPKPSSSDELIFYCQSGRRSSEALDKALKLGYTKSKTYLGSWNDWSSKHK
- the LOC126769107 gene encoding peroxiredoxin-4, translating into MNKIITNFIILIFYISSCNSTIFESDSCYTFGSGNVFPGGARKIDHKLQFTKAMISKPAPEWEATAIVNGEVTQLSLSSFKGKYLVFFFYPLDFTFVCPTEILAFSERIEEFKKINTEVVACSVDSHFTHLAWINTPRKEGGLGKINIPLLSDLTHSIAKDYGVYLEDLGHTLRGLFIIDDKGILRQITMNDLPVGRSVDETLRLVQAFQYTDNHGEVCPAGWKPGQDTIIPNPAEKRKYFEKVAD